The DNA region TTACCTTGTATTCGGAGATTTCCCGCATCAGATCGTTTAGCTGCTCCACCATATAATTGAAGCTGTTGGTCAGCACCTGGTATTCATGGATGCCGGAGATTTGCGACGCTCTGGCCTCCAGATTGCCTTTGGCGACCCGTTCCATCCTCGTTTTCATATGCTTGATCGGGCCTACAAACTGAGACACCAGGAAAGGAATGATCAAAAGGATGCAAGCCCCAAGGATGGCCAAAGCGATCATCGTCGATAAAACCGCGGAGTTCAACCCTTTGGCCATCTCGGCATAAGGGACAACGGAAACGATATTCCACCCCGTATACTGCCATTCATAGACAGAAACCAGATAGGCTTCGCCGTTCCACGTTTGGGCGCCGGTGGCGTTTTCCGGATCCAAATTCAGTCCGCCGAGCGGCGTGTCTTTCCGCGCCTTGCCCACCCACTCCTTCTCGGGATGATTGACCACGATGTCTTCTTTCGACAACAGGAAGAAGTAGCCGCTTTTCCCCAGCCGGGATTTATCGAAGGCAGCGTCGATTTCGGTCAAAGAAAACTGCAGCACCAGCTTGCCGATCTGCGCCGTCGTTTGCGTGCTGTAAATCGGGATAATCATATCCATAACCAAGGGGCCGTTTTCGTTCAGGCGATGGGTAGGCAATACCGTAACTTCCCGGACGTCCTTAAACCAGGCTTCCATCATGCGCCGGTCTTCCGGGATATAGCTGTTGTTCAGCGGAAGAACCCGCCGGTCATTCGAAACGAGAAACATATTGTTGATTTCCCGAAAATTGAATGACACATAAGTGTTCATTTCCTTTTCAATTCCGGCGATATCCTCTACATGGGGAGTGTAGCCCTCGTTCAGCCATTTTTGCACCAGATCGGTGTTCAGCAGCGTGTTCGTCGATTTTTTCATTTGCCGGAAATAAAACTCCAGATGATGGTTCAGCCGTCCCGTGGCTTCTTCCGCGATCATCACGAATTCCTCTTTGACCGCTTTGCTGTAGAAATAGTGGGAAAATCCGGCTGTCAGGCACACCGACAAAAGGCTTAGCCCGAAAAACAGCGCGATCATTCTTTGCTTGATGGAACGCAAGGGAGAAAGATTGATATTCATAAGCCCAGGCTCCTGCGGTATTCACCCGGCGACTCGTCCGTCAGGTTCTTGAACAATCGGTTGAAGTAGGGCAAGGAGGAGAACCCGACCATATCGGCCACCTCGTAAACTTTCAGATCCGGTTCCAGCAGCAGCTGCTTTGCTTTCTCGATTCTGTATTTGTTCAAATAGTTGATAAAAGAGTCCCCGTAATGCTGCTTGAACAGCACGCAAAACCGGGAAACGCTAAGATCGGTATACTCCGCGATTTGCGCGAGCGTGATCTCCCTGGCGTAATTTTGCTGAACATATTCGCTCACCCGCTTGCCCAGAAAGCTTTTCCGGCCGGAGGAGGCCCCGTTCAAGCGGCGCGACCACTGCTCCAGCAAATGCGCAAAATGGGCTTGTGCCGCGGGTTTGCCCGTCGCCTCCCCGAGCTCCAGGTTTTGGTGATGCGGATCGATACTCCTTAGCTGCTCGTTCAGCTTGTCCGAGAAAATGCGGAGCAGTCCGTTTCGAATCCCCGGATTCGCAGCCTTCACCTTATAGATGAAACCAAGGATCCGGCCGGCTTCAGAAACCAAACGTTGATGATCCCACACTTCCATCACGCCCAGAAATTCCTGAATCTGATGGAGAGGCTCGTACAGGTGCACGGAGCTCTGCAGCCGTTCCAAAGAGCGCAGCAAGGCTTGTCTCAAATCCTCGGCCACGACCGGTTTCAGCAAATATTCCGTCGCTCCGTACCGGATCGCCTGCCGGGCATAGGCAAAGTTCTCGTAGCCGCTGATCACGATCGGAACGATGCCCAGCTTGTATTCATCACATTTGCCGAGCAGAGACAACCCGTCGAGCTCCGGCATGACGATATCGGTGATAATGACGTTCGGCCACACTTCGTTGATCAGATTCCAGGCCTCCATTCCGTCGCTGGCCTGGGCCACGACTTTGAAATCAAGCCCAAACCGCTCGATCATCTCCACGATCCCGTTGCGAATCCAAACTTCATCCTCGGCAACCAATACATGGAACATATGCATCCCCCGGAGTAGTTTATAATCTCTTCATTAACTGACTATAGCAAAGATAATTTCATATTAGAATAAAGAACAGGAGTTTTCCCGCTGTATAAATCTAGTAAAAGCGCTTTACTTGAATACTTTTTATTATTTTGACATTATTTAGACTGAATGATATCTTTGAAATAATCATAGAATTAAACATAAGACAGGGGGGATCGCTTTGTCGGGAAACTGCATGACAACCCGCCATTCCAACATCGGCGTGATGTGGAAAACCGTGTCGGAGGACTGCAATCTGGCGTGCGATTATTGTTATTACAGCACCTGCGGCGGTAAGCCGGGGCCAAAAATCAACCGGATCGATTCCGCCATTTTGGATAAATTCATCAAGAATTACATGGAGCACAGCCAAGGCGCCGCCAACTTTGCCTGGCAAGGCGGGGAACCGCTGCTGGCCGGGCTGGAGTTTTTCGAGGAAGTCGTTTATCGGCAAGCCCTGCACGCCCCGCCGCATACGATCATCAGCAACTCGCTGCAGACGAACGCCACGCTGATCAATGACCGCTGGGCTTCATTTTTTAAAACCTATAATTTTCTGATCGGCGTGAGCCTCGACGGCCCCAAGGAGATTCATGACGCCCGCCGGGTGACTTCCAAGGGCAAAGGCAGCTTCGACCGGGTTATGGCCGGCATCGAGCATTTGCGGAAGCACCAGGTCGATTTTAATATTTTGACGGTGATCCATAAAGGAAACGTAGGCAAAGCCAAGGAACTGATGGCGTTTTACCGGGAGCACGGCTTCGACTACGTCCAGTTCATCCCCTGCATGGATTTCCGTTCCCAGCAAGTGGACCAGCCCGGTGTCTACGAAATTACGCCGGGGGAATACGGCGACTTCCTCTGCGAAGTGTTCGACGAGTGGTACAATGGCGGCGACCCGCAGGTTTCCGTACGCTTCTTCGATAACATGCTGAGCGTTTACATTAACCGCGAAGCGGAGCTGTGCGTGCATCGGGCGGCATGTCCGACGAGCCTCGTGCTTGAGCAAAACGGCGATGCTTTTCCGTGCGATTTCTTCATCAATGAACAGTGGACCGTCGGCAATGTGGCCAGCGCTTCCATCGCCGACATGCTGGCCCATCCGAACTACGAGCGCTTCCACCGGATGAAGCCGGCTTTGCCGGACAAATGCCGGTCTTGCGAATGGCAGCGTTTATGCTACGGCGGCTGCCCGCGGAACCGTAAATGGAACGCTGAGGGAACCGAGTCCGCTCCGGATTTCTTCTGCCAAAGCTATAAGCAGATTTATGCCCATGCTCATGAGCAAATGCAGGAAATGGGCGATAAGCTGCGCAAGGAGCTTTACAGCCACAATTTGCAGCGCTATTTCGCCGGCAAAGCTCCAGGCCGCAACGAGCCTTGCCCTTGCGGCAGCGGCAAGAAGCATAAGGCGTGCTGCGGTGCGATCTAACCTTTGAAAATAATAGGAACAGGAGCTGAATCCACGGCTCCTGTTTCTTTTACACATCCTTCCTCATGACAGGCAGTAGTACGATCCTTTATAATGAAACCATTACTTTTAGAAAGCGCTTACCGTCGGTTAATCACTTCCGGTAAACCAACCAAAGGAGCCGTCCCTATGACTCTTCTGCTGTTGTTCCTAATGGGGTCAGCCCTCATCTTGTTTGTCACCAAAGCCCGCAGCCCTGCCGCCTACTGGATGGCTTGCGTGCTGTTCGGCTGGTTTCTGAGCATGTCCGGGTTGGTCCTGTTTCTGGCCAAGTACGGCGGATTTTATTTCAAGGTCAATCGAGTATTGTTCTTTAATGAAGCGATCCGCAACGTGCTGCTGCACTCCCCGCTGCAAATCGGGGACATCAGCCGCATGATTACGATCGGGCGGTCCGTGTTTATTTTCGGTTTGCTCAGCCTTGCGATCACGCTTTATTTGAACAAGCCGTTCAAAAAATTATGGAAGTATATTGCGCTGAACAGCCTCCTTCCCCTCCTCAACATCGTGTTCTACGACCCCGTCGTTTATAAATGGATATTGAACACGGTCGAGCGAAAGTACACGTTCGTCATCGGCTGGGTCACCCGGGGGTGGATCGTATTATCGGCGCTGGTCGCCTTCTTTTTGATTTTGCGGAGATATCGAAACATCACGATTCCCTGGATCAAAAAACAAATCAGTTTTATTCTGCTCGGCCTGCTTGGGCTGAACGGATTTTATTTCTACCTCGGCTTCATGGGGCCTTTGCAGGTGACGGATATCCGGACCTATTATGTGCTTTACTCCGATTTTTCGAATTTTAATCCGCCGCTCAATTTGTTCGAATGGTATTTCAGCATCTTGTTTACGGGCGGCGTTTCGCTCGTCAGCCTGCTGGCCATCTGGCGTTATACAAGGGTCGAAAAAAATATGGGGAAGCTCGATTTGCGCCTGGAACGGAAACTCAAAACCGCCGACATGGGCACAAAAATTTTTACCCACGCCTTGAAAAACCAGCTCCTTACGCTGCAGGTGTTGAATAAAAAGATGGAACAAACGGCCAGGCTCAGGGAAGAGCGTTCCGGCGCCGATTCGCAGTTGCTCCAGCAACTCGAGCAGTCGGGAGCGATCATCCACCATACCCTGGACCGGCTCGACCAGCTGTACAAGTCGTTCAAAACGAATTTTCTCCAGCTGCGGCCCGTTTCCGCAGGCGCTTTTATGGAGGAACTGCTCGGCAGTCTCAAAGGGATACCCGATTCGATTCGCATCGAATACGAAGCGCCGGAGGACGACCCGAAAATATTGGCGGATGCCGGCCACCTGTCCGACGCCCTTCACAATGTTATCGTCAATGCCGTCGAGGCCATCGACAGCCAACAGGGAGGACGGGTGCGGATTGAAGCGTATTCCGAGGAAAAGTGGCTGGTCATTCGGATGATCGATAACGGCAGCGGAATCGAGCCGGAGCAGCTGGGGGAGATCTTCGACCCCTTTTACACCAGCAAAAACACGAATCGCAATTGGGGGCTGGGCCTCTCCTACACCAAGCAGGTCGTTAGCGGCCACTTCGGCTATATCGACGTAACCAGCGCTCCCGGAGCCGGAACGACGTTTCAGATATTTTTGCCGATCTATATCACCGATTAAAATCCGCCGCAAAGAAAGGGAGCTCTCGTATGCAAAAACAACCCGGATCAATGATCATTCGCGTTCTCGTCGTCGAGGATTTCGACATTCTGAACGAGCATTTCCGTTTGATGGTGGACACCGCGGAAGACATGGAGCTCGTCGGCCACGCCTTCAGCGGCAAAGCCGCCTGCGATATGGTCGAGCGGCTTAAGCCGGATGTCGTGCTTATGGACATCGAAATGGATTTCAAGCACGACGGCATCCTCGCCGCCAAAAAAACGATTCAGACGTATCCGGACGTGCGGATCATTTTTTTGACCGTACACGAGGACGATGAAACGGTGTTCAGCGCCTTCGATTCCGGGGCGGTGGATTATGTGCTGAAAACCGCGGAGGAACACGAGATCCTGGACAGCATCCGCATGGCCTACAACGGCTCGTCTCCGATCCGCCCGGAAATCGCTTATAAAATCAGAAACGAGTTCAGGCGCATCCGCCATAACCAGGAGTCGCTGCTGGATTCCATCAATGTTTTATCCCAGTTGACCCCGACGGAAATGGAAATCATCGATTTGCTGCTAAAACACAAAAAGATCTCCGAAATCGCCGCCGAACGTCAAGTCGAAATGTCGACGATCAAATCGCAGATCAATATTTTGCTCAAAAAATTCAACAAGTCGCGGACGAAGGAAATCGTCAACCTGATCAACGAGATGGGAGCCGTTCCGTTTTTCCGCCAAGTGAACAAAGGGGACAGGGCCGCCCGCTAAGGCGTCCTGTCCCCTTTTACCTGCGGAGCTTATTTTTTCACGGCATTCAGGAAAGTATCTTTGCTGACGAATTGTTCCGCGGGAACGACTTCCGTCATTTTGCCGTTGTCGACGAACAAACTCTCCAGGCTTTCAAACCAGGTATACACCGTGTTGTCCTCGAAATGCTTGACCATCTCTTCCGTCGTCAACCACTGCGTAGTTTCGATTTGCATGCTTAACGAATCTTCGGGCACTTGCGTGAATTCGCTGGTGAGCTTGACCGCTTCTTCCAGGTTGGCGATGCGGTAATCGTTCGCTTTGGAGAACGCGCTCAAAAACTTCTCGACCAGGTCCGGATGCTCTTCCAAAAACGCGGGCCTTACCACCCAGCTTTGCGGGAACACATAGTCCGGGAAAAACGTCTCGTTATTGCCCAGCACTTTGATGTTTTCTTTTCCGACTTGCTTTTCGATCTCGGCCGTATAGGGGGACCAGATCGCAACCGCGTCGACTTTTTTGGACACGAAAGCGGATACGGCTCCGGCCACGTCCATATTCATGATATTAACGTCTTCGGGTTTAAGCGAGGCGGACTTGAGTCCCAGGTTCAGGATCATCTCGCCGGACGTTCCTTTCGGCACGCCGACCGTTTTTCCTTTCAGATCCGCCCAGCTGTCGATGCCGGAATCGGCTCTGGTCAGCACGGCATCACCCGTATTCAGGCTGTCGACGGTGATGATTTTGCCTTGGCCTTGGGCGGCGAGAAACGTTGCTCCGGGACCGATATACGCGATGTCGATGTCGCCCGAAGCCATCGCCTGAAACTCCGGCGGACCGCTCAAGAATTTCACCGCATTGACTTTAATTCCCGCTTCTTCGAAGAAGCCCTTCTCTTCGCCGATGACGATCGGCGTTGCGCCGTGCATATCCGGCATATACGCTACGTTGATCGCGGGCGTCTCGCCCGATGCCCCCGGCGGTTGATTTTCAGTTCCAGCGCCTGTTCCCGCGCCTGTTCCCGCGCCCGTTCCCGCTTGCCCGGATGAACAAGCCGAGGCGATCAGCGTCAGACCGAGCAGCGATGCCATCATTAAAACGCTTACTTTTTTCATAGGTGAATCCCCCTTATTTTTTGACATCCATATATTCTTTGTAAACCTTCGACCAAATCTCGTTTTTGATTTCGACGAAGCGGTCCGACAATTTGGTTTCCTGCGTCCGCGGGTATGGAATGTCGACATCGATCATTTCCTTGATCCGGCCCGGCCTTGCGCTCATAATAATGACGCGCTGCGCCAGAATAACCGCCTCTTCCACGTCGTGCGTGATAAAAAAGATGGTGCGCTTTTCCTTCTCCCACGTTTTCAGCAGTTCCTCCTGCAGCTGCGCCCGCGTCTGCGCATCCAGGGCGCCGAACGGCTCGTCCATCAGCAGCACTTCGGGCTCCACGGCATACGCTCTGGCAATCGCCACCCGCTGCTTCATACCCCCCGACAGTTCCTTCGGATAGGCGTTGGCAAAGTCTTTCAGCCCCACCAGCTCCAGATACTTTTCGGCTCGCTCTCTGCGCTCCTTGGCCCCCAAGCCTCTAAGCTTCAAGCCGAATTCCACATTTTTCAGCACGGTTTTCCAGGGAAACAAGGCGTACTGCTGGAAGACGACTCCCCGTTCCTTGCCCGGGCCGGTGACGATCCGGTTCTCCACCTTTACGGTGCCGGTCGTTGCGTTTTCAAGCCCGGCGATGATGTTGAGCAGCGTCGTTTTGCCGCAGCCGCTGGGCCCGACGACGCAGACGAATTCGTTTTGGCCGATCGCAAGCTGCGTGTTTTGCAGGGCGGTGACAGGGCCGGATCGCCCCTGATACACTTTGGACAGATTATCGATTTCGATTTTCGGCGTCTTTTCCGCGATTGCGTTCATGATTTTCTCAACTCCTGCCAACCCGTTAGTTTTTTCTCCAGGAACAAAACGACTTTGTCCATGGCCAGACCGATGATCCCGATGATGATAATGCCCAGGATGATAATGTCCATGCGGAAGTACAAGCCCGCTTCCATGATCATGTTGCCGATTCCCTTGTTCGCTCCGGTCAGTTCCGCCGCAACCAGCGTCGTCCAGGCGCTGGCCAACCCTAAGCGCACGCCGACCAGAATATAGGGGAACGAGGCGGGGACCACGACTTCGAAGAAAATGTCTTTGTCGCCCGCGCCCAGCACTTTCGCCGCCTTGATCAGCGTAGGATCCACGCTCACGACGCCCTGAAAGATCGAAATCACCATAACCAGGAAGGTCGCGACGAAAATGATCGACAGCTTCGCCCCCTCGCCCACGCCCTGGACGACAATGACCAGCGGAATCAGCGCGATCGGGGGAATCGTGCGGAAAAACTGAATCCACGGCTCGACGATCATGCGGACCGGCTTGTACCAGCCCATCAGGAAAGCGACGGGGATGGCCGCCGCCAGTCCCAGCACAAACCCGCCCAGAACCCGAAACAGACTGGCATAAATATTGGTCCACAGCCTGCCGCTGGAAAGCTCCTGTATAAAGGTTTTCACGATCGTAACCGGGTCGGATACGATCGCTCCGACCGACGGAATTCTGGAGATGAGCGCCCAAAAGGCGATTCCAACGGCGAAGGACAACAGGATGATCACACCGCCCGGAATTTGGCTCCAGGTCTTCCGGGGGCCCTCCGCCTGCCGGACGGCTTGGCTTTCGATTTTGGTTGTTTTTGTCGTCATATCGAACAAACCTTTCTATACTGTTCTCGTAGGGCCGAAGTTTATGCCTTTATGCCGAGCCGTAAGCCGATTCCAGCGTTTCATGCGAATACTTTGCCGCGAGCTCCTTGGCGTCTTCGTAGTACCCTTCGTCATGCAGCCGCTTGACCCACTGGCTCACGGTGACATATTTGAACGGTCCGGTCCGGATCACCTTTTGCAGCGGGTCGGTCTTGCCGCCCGGTTTTCCCGCATGCTCATGCAGCCAGTTCATCAGGCGGTGATCCATTTCCCGGACGACGTCCGGATGCTCGCCGGCGACATTCGCCGTCTGATACGGGTCGTTTTCCATATTGTAAAGCGCCACGGGATCGTAGCGGTAAAGCCCCTCGTGATAGGTGCGCATATAGTACCATTTTTTGTCCCTGACCGCCCGCTGGCAAGCGTACAAGGCGTGGTCCATCACCAGATGGTCCCGGCCCGGCCAGGCTTCGCCCTTCAAAGCGGGGAGGAACGACTGGCCGTCCCAGCCTTCCGGTACCGGCAAACCGACCATGTCGGTAATCGTGGCGATCACGTCCACGTTGTAGGCAAGCCCGTCCGCGATCGTGCCGGGTTTCGTCACTCCGGGCGCCTTGATGATCAGCGGGATATGGTGAACCGACTCCGAGGCGTTGGCGTGCTCCATGTAAATGCCGTGCTCGCCAAACGATTCGGCGTGATCCGCGCTGATGACGAAGCATACCTCATCCTCGATCCCCATCTCCCGCAGCGTCTCCATGATCTCCCCGATGCAGCGGTCCATGTAGCTGATGCCGCCGTCGTAACCGTCGATCAGCCGGATGAAATCCTCCCGGTCCCGGATTCGCTCGGGCATCGTCTCCGGAATACGGCTTGCCGTATGCAGAAGAGCTGCCGAGCGCGGAAACCGGTCCGCCTGGTGCTTTTCGATCGTTGCGGCATCGGGAAACGCTTTTGCCGGGACGTCCTTCCACTGATCCGCATATTCCTTCGGATATGTGTACATCGTATGCGGGTCCCAATACTGGATATGGAGGAAAAAGTTTTCCTCGTGCGCATGCGCCTTGATCCAGGGAATAACCGCCGCATTCACCTCGTGCGCATCTTCGTTGCCTTCTTTCAGCGAATGGGTGTGCACCTCGTTCCAACCGGCGAAATACCACCAGGCATGGTGCCGGTCGCCGAAGGAGGAAAACGTCACCGTCTTGTACCCGGCCTCGCGCAAATAACGCGTAAAAAACGGAACCGTCCGGCTGTGGCCGTCCCCGTCGGGATAATCGAAATCGCAGCCCGGCCCCCAGTGGGTCAGCGCCCCGTGGTTGATGCCGAAACGTCCCGACATAAAGCTGGCCCGCGAAGGCACGCAAGGCGACGACGCGGTGTAGCAACCGTTAAAGCGGGCCCCCTCCGCCGCGATCCGGTCGATGTGCGGCGTCGTGTTTCTTTCGTATCCGTAGCACCCCATATGGTCGGGCCGGAGCGAATCGATATCAAAATAAATAATTCTCACCCGTGTTCCCCCCGTTCGTTTTTTTGAGAGCAGCGCTTCCTTCAATTTTATTGAATGCGCTTTCAATTAGGATTATAAAGACTCGTCGCGGATAAAATAAGTTTGAACTTTTTTCAAACCTTTTTTCGGCCGAGCCGGTCACTTAACTTATAACTCAACTTTCGCAGAACCAAAATCTGCTTAGCCGCTGATTGCTGTGTAGACGGAGTACGAACCGCTTTCTATTTATTTCGCCTGGTCAGATGGCGGGCAAAAGTAATGTTTGACCGGCCCCACTCTGACCATTAATTGCAAATCATACAACTAACTTTATATCCATTTACCTAATCATTCGTTTAATTGCATTTCATACATCTATTTCCTCGTATTTTTGCCTTTTCTTCAAAAGATAGCGGAGTAATTGCAGGTTTTACATTTAATCAAGCGCTGTGGTAGCATTTGCGGATAAGTAACTGTACTTTTTGCAACTATTCCATTCAACAATAGACCAGGAAAGCTGGAATAGGAAGCAAGGGCGCTCGGGTGGGCGATCGCTTTACTACAACTACTGGATCTATCCATGAAGTCACCTCGAAAACCGAATAGGCCTGGGTCGCCCCATCCGTGAGGATAGTTTGACACCCAGGCCCTTCCCCGAACCAGACGTCCGCATTTCGGCGGATCCGGCTCTCCATCGTTTTACAATATTAGCTTTGCGTCGGATCATTCATTTCATCAAAGTATTTTACGCCCCACAACAGATGGTTTTCCATTTTTGTGAGCGCAGACGGCAAGTCTCTGTTTTTAATACTGCGGAAAATATCCAGATGTTCTTGATGGCTAATTTCCATGCTTCTACGCCGCCAGCCCTTGCTTGTGATATCGCGCCAAAGCTCATGGACTAAACTTTGCATCATGATTAATATACGGTTTCCCGCCATTTCGGCCAACAATTGTTCGAAGGCAAAATGTTGGGCGGAATCTTGCTCAACCGAGGTTAAGTAGGATTCAATTTTATCCAACATGATGGGAGTGGCCCTTTTTACGGCCAGCCGGATAATTTCCAACTCGATCGCCACTCTTGTTTCCATAATTTCTTCAACAAGGATCCGTTTATTGTAAAGTTGTCCCTGGATCGGAAGCAGAAGCGATGCCAAATTGATTTCCTTCACATAACATCCCGATCCTTGCCGGACCTCGATGATTCCTAATGCTTTCAATCCGCTTAACGCCTCACGAACCGAACTTCTCCCCACGCCAAAGTGTTCCGACAGTTCCCGTTCTGTGGGAAGTTTATCTCCGCTTTTATAATCTTTTTGTAAGATAAAATTGTATAAGATTTTAGAAAACGGAACTTTTTCTGAACCGGAAAAATGTTCAGCCATGTTGTTCTCCCATTAATAATATTTTCATAATAATGCAAGTATAACATCTTACTATTAATGAGGGAATAGGAACGGCTATTAAGCGCTTACAACTTAGGCTTCTGTAATTTAAATCTTTCAATTTTACCTACAATAAACAAATAACATAAAATTGCCGCCAGAGCATGGATCCCAACGTAGACAAGCGCTAAATTAAAGGACCCCGTTCCTTGAATAATG from Paenibacillus macerans includes:
- a CDS encoding FadR/GntR family transcriptional regulator; the protein is MAEHFSGSEKVPFSKILYNFILQKDYKSGDKLPTERELSEHFGVGRSSVREALSGLKALGIIEVRQGSGCYVKEINLASLLLPIQGQLYNKRILVEEIMETRVAIELEIIRLAVKRATPIMLDKIESYLTSVEQDSAQHFAFEQLLAEMAGNRILIMMQSLVHELWRDITSKGWRRRSMEISHQEHLDIFRSIKNRDLPSALTKMENHLLWGVKYFDEMNDPTQS